In the genome of Streptomyces lydicus, the window CAGCTCCACGGCCGTACCGGCGCTCCGGGACACCGCCACCAAGCGCTCGATGCCTGCCACCCCTCGCGCAGACGCCTTGGCGTCCTCCTCTCCCATGGCCTCAAGGGCAGGGGCGGGGGTGTCTCCGGGGGGCGCCGAGGGAGCGGCCCCGTCCCCCGGGTCGTGGGCACCGTCCCGCAGCAGCCCCACCACCTCGCGCAGCTCGTGCATCGCGCCCACCGACGCCTCCCGCAGCACCCCCACGGCCTCCCGCTGCCGCCCGGTCAGCTCGCGGTCCACCTCCAGCGCTCCGGTGTGCACCGAGATGAGGGCGAGCTGATGGCCGAGGCTGTCGTGCATGTCCTGCGCGATGCGCTGGCGCTCGCGCATGCGGGCCTGTCCGACGATCATCGCGCGTTCGCGCAGCAACTGGGTGTTGTACTCCCGCAGGGTGTCCAGCAGCGTGCGCCGCTGTGACCAGTAGCGGCCGGCGAGGCCGGGAACGACGGTCGTGACCAGCGTCACCAGGACGCCTATGCCCAGAATCGCCGGCGTGACACGGGGCCACTCCTGCCAGAGTTCCAGGCCGAAGCTGAGGGCATACGCAAAGGCGAAGGTGCCGGTCGCCCTGCCGACCCCGACGATCCGGCGGCCGGCCGACCAGCCGACGACGGGGGTCAGCGGGGCGAGACCGGCGAACGCGGCCGCACCCACGATGGTCACCAGCAGGACGGTCCCGGGCAGCACCCGGCGCAGCTGCAACAGCAGTCCGGCAGCCAGAGCGACGGTAATGATCTGTACCGCGTCACCGTGGCGCAGGGCCTCGATCACCGCCGCCGACGTCCCCAGCACCAGGCTCAGCAGCAATTCGCCCACAATGCGCCCGAGCGGCCACATCCCGGGATCGAAGAGAGTCCTGCCCGGATCGGCCAGCCGCTGGAACGCCCCACGCAGCCTTGCCGCCGGCGCCTGGCGAGCGCGCCTCACCCGCTCCATACCTTCCACACCTGTCACGGAGCCACGTTAAGCACCCCTTCCCGCCGCCGATACCACCCTTCGTCGCGACGTACAGCAACCAAAGTCGTGCCGACGACTCCGGCGTCTCACCGTCACCTCAGGTGCCCTCGTCCTCCTCCCCCGACACCGCCTCGCCCAGAGCCTCCGCCAGCACCTCTGCCAGATGACGTCCCGGCCGGTCGCCCAGCTGATCGAGTTGGGTGCGGCAGGAGAATCCGTCCGCAAGAACCTCTGTCCCCTCGGGGGCTTCCCTTACGGCGGGCAGGAGTTGGTCCTCGGCGCAGGCCACCGAGACGTCGTAGTGGCCGCGCTCGAAGCCGAAGTTGCCGGCCAGGCCGCAGCAGCCGCCGGTCAGCCGGCCGGTGAGGCCCGCGCGCTCGCGCAGGCGGCGGTCGGCGGCGTCGCCGAGGACCGCGTGCTGGTGGCAGTGGGTCTGGCCGGCTACGGGGCGGTCGATGCGTGGGGGCTGCCAGTCGGGGGCCAGCTCCTCCAGGGCCTGCGCGAAGGTCTTCACGGAGCGGGACAGTTGGGCGGCACGGGGGTCGTCGGGCAGCAGTTCCGGGAGGTCCGTGCGGAGGGCGGCGGCGCAGCTGGGTTCGAGGACGACCAGGGGGCGGCCGTCACGGAGGAGGGGGCTCAGGGTCTCGACCGTGCGGCGCATGACGGTGCGGGCCTGGTCGAGCTGGCCGGTGGAGACATAGGTCAGGCCGCAGCACAGGGGGCGGTGCAGGCGGGGCAGGCTGGGCTGGGGCAGGGCGCCGCCCGGCCGGCGCAGCGGGGCGGTGGGCGGCAGGAGCGGGCGCAGTCCGGCCGCCTCCAGGACGCGTACGGCGGCGCGGCCGACCTCCGGGGAGAGGTGGTTGGTGAAGGTGTCGGGCCACAGGATGACCGTGCGGCCGCCGGCCGGGGCCCCGGCGTTGGCCGCCGTCTTGCGCCGGCGCCACCACCAGCGGGTGAACGTCTCCGTGGCCAGCCGGGGGATCGGGCGTTCGGGTGCGATCCCGCCGAGGCGTTTGGCGACGGCGGCCAGCGGTGTACGGGCGAGGGCGTTGAGGACAGGGGCGGCGGGGGCCGCGGCCCGCAGCCACTGGGGGAGGCGGCCCATGGAGTAGTGGGCGGCGGGGCGCAGCCGGCCCTTGTAGTGGTGGTGCAGGAACTCCGCCTTGTAGGTGGCCATGTCGACCCCTACGGGGCAGTCGCTGCGGCAGCCCTTGCAGGACAGGCACAGGTCGAGGGCGTCGCGTACCTCCGGCGACTGCCAGCCGTCCGTGATCACCTCGCCCGCCAGCATCTCGTGCAGCAGCCGGGCCCGGCCGCGGGTGGAGTGCTGCTCCTCCCCGGTAGCCCGGAAGGACGGGCACATCACGTCCGTCGAGCCCGGGGCGGTGGTGGCGTTACGGCACTTGGCGACGCCGACGCAGCGCCGTACGGCCGCGGAGAAGTCCCCGTGGTCGTGCGGGTAGCCGAACTCGACCGGGACCGGGCGCTTGGGCAGCAGTTCGAAGCGCAGGTTCTCGTCGAGGCGGGCGGGACGGACCAGCATGCCGGGGTTGAGCCCGGCGGCCGGGTCCCAGAGCGACTTGAACCGTTCGAAGACGCCGACGAGCTCGGAGCCGTACATCTTCGGGAGCAGTTCGGCGCGGGCCTGGCCGTCGCCGTGTTCGCCGGAGAGCGAGCCGCCGTGCGCGACGACCAGCTCGCCCAGGTCGTGGGAGAACTCCCGGAAGCGGCGGATGCCGGGGTCGGTGAGCAGATCGAAGTCGATACGGATGTGGATGCAGCCGTCGCCGAAGTGGCCGTAGGGGGTGCCGCGCAGGCCGTGCTGGGCGAGCAGGGCGCGGAAGTCCCGCAGATACGGGCCGAGCTGTGCCGGGGGAACGGCGCAGTCCTCCCAGCCGGGCCAGGCCTCACTGCCGTCGGTCAGCCGGGTGGCGGTGCCGGAGGCGTCCTCGCGGATGCGCCACAGGGCGCGCTGGCCGGCCGGGTCGGTGACGAGGGTGTGGTCGGTGGCGCCGTCCGAGGCCGCCGCCCGGCACAGTGCCTCGGCGCGGGCCGCCGCCGCGCCGGGGCTCGCGCCGCCCATCTCGACGAACAGCCAGGCGCCGCCCTTGGGCAGCCCGGCCGCGTCGCCCACCAGGTCGGCAGCCATCCCCTCGACGGTCATCGGCTTGTACGGAAGGAGGGTGTGCGCGGCCTCGGCGGCGGCGCTCTCGTCGGGGTAGCCGAGGACGGCCAGGGCACGGGCGGCCGGGGTCTCCACGAGCCGTACGGTCGCCTCGGTCAGCACCCCGAGGGTGCCCTCGCTGCCGGTGAGGGCACGGGCGAGGTCGGTTCCCGCTTCCGGGAGCAGCGCGTCCAGGGCGTAGCCGGAGATCCGGCGCGGGAGGTCGGGGTAGCCGGTGCGCAGCAGCGCCAACTCGGCGTCGACCAGCGCTTTCACGCCGTCCCGCAGGCGCGGCGGGAGTCCGGTGGGGGCACCGGTGCGGTCCGTGCCGCGGCCGGCCCGTACCTGCTCGCCGCCATATGTCAGCAGCTCCAGTTCGCGGACGCTGTCGGCGGTGGTGCCCCAGGCCACCGAGTGCGAGCCGCAGGAGTTGTTGCCGATCATGCCGCCGAGGGTGCAGCGGCTGTGGGTGGAGGGGTCGGGGCCGAAGGTCAGTCCGTGCGCTCCGGCCGCCGCCCGCAGGTCGTCCAGGATGACGCCGGGCTGGACGACGGCGGTGCGGGCGGCGGGGTCCAGGGACACGATGCGCCGCATGTGCCGGGTGAAGTCCAGCACCACGCCGACGCCGGTCGCCTGCCCGGCGATACTGGTCCCGCCGCCGCGCGGCACCACCGGTACCCCGTGCTCCCGGCACACCCGCAGCGCCGCCGCGACATCCTCGGCGTCCCGGGGCGCGACCACCGCCCTGGGCACCCGCCGGTAGTTGGACGCGTCCATCGTCATCAGCGCCCGGTCGGCCGCGGCGAACGAGACCTCCCCCCGCACCGCGGCCGCCAACTCCTTCTCCAGGTTCCGCTTCTCCGTCTCCGTACGATCAGCCATGTCTCCAGCCTGCCCACTGGGGCGGGTTCATGGGCGGTGGGCGGGGCCGATCGTCGGGGCGAGTCGCGGCCAGGGGCGGGGCGAGTCGTGGCCCTCAGCCGGAGGGGACGGCCGTCAGCCGGGAAGGAACGACCGTCAGCCGGAGAGGAACAGCCGTCAGCCGGGAAGGGAAGCGGCGACCGGCGTCCGGCCCGCCCCAACGGCCCCGCCCGGGTGGAAGCGAAAGACGTTCTCCGGGTCATGGCGGGCCTTGAGCCCGGCCAGCCGCCGGTGCTCGTCGGCGTCGTGCACACTGCGCGCCACCTCTTCGGCATCCGGCCGCTCCCCGTGCCCGCCGAAGAGGAAGTTCACGCTCCGGCCGAGCCGCCAGGGCGCGACGGCCGCCAGCGCCTCGGCGTGCAGCGCCCGTACGGTCGTGACGGCGGCATCGGGCCGCCCGTCGGAGCACCGCATATCGGGGGCGCCCGGCCCCTCGCCCGCTTCCGGTCCGATCAGCGGCGACAGCAGCCGCAGGGCGAACCGGGCGTCCCGGTGGCCGACGGAACCGGCCGCCCCATCTGGCCCGCCCGGCTTCGCCATCGCGCCCCCGAGGTGGTTGAGCTGGACCACGCACATGACCGGGGCGGCGGGCCCGGTCAGTCCCACCACCCGCTGCAGCGCGGCCGCGTCCAGCCCGCTGAGCAGTGCGTTGTCTCCGTCGTAGGCATGCGGATCACTCGGGTCGCGGTGAATGGTGTGCGACTCGGCGTACGGCATCTCGCGCAGGTCGTCGCTCACCCGCGGCCCCACCGCCCGCAGCGGCGCCACCAGCCGCTCACCCTCCGCGGCGCTCCCCGTAGAGGCGATCCGGATGTGCAAGAGGTAGCGGCCGCGCAGCGCCTCGGGCAGCTGCGGGAGGTCCGGGTACACGATCAGCGCGAGCGACGAGGTCAGCTCGTCAGGGACGGTCGCGGTCCAGTCCAGATACGCCGCCAGCGCCGCGTCGATCCGGTCCTCGCCGAACACCAGCTGCCCGCCGTACAGCCGCGCCACCGGCACCAGTCCGAACTCCATCGCGGTCACCACCCCCAGGCCGTGGCCGCCGCCGAGCAGCGCCCGGAACAACCCGGGGTCGGTCTCCGCGGTGACGTGCCGCAGCCGGGCGTCGGCGGTGACGAGGGCGACGGACCGCACGTGATCGGCGGCGAAGCCATACGTACGGGCCAGCACCCCGATGCCGCCCCCGAGGGTGTACGAGATGACGCCCACGCCCGGGGAGGAGCCGTTGAGCGGCGCGAGCCCGTAGGGGGCCGCGGCCTCGACGACCTGTCCCCATACGGCGCCCGCCTCGGCCCGCGCGGTGCCGGCCGCCGCGTCCACCCGCACCCCCGCCATCCGCCGGGTACTGATCAGCAGCCCGCCGTCGGTGGCCGAGGACAGCCCGTGCCCGGTGGCCTGGACGGCGACCGGCAGGCCCTGCGCGCGGGCGAAGCGCACCGCGGCGACGACGTCCCCGGCGCACTCCGCGCCGACGATCACGGCGGGCCGGTGCCGGTACGCCCGCTGGAACCCGGACCGTTCGGCGTCGTAGCCGTCGTCTCCGGGGACGAGCACGGGGCCCCGGCACTCCCGGACCAGGGCGGGGAGGGCGGGGAGGGCGGGGAGGGCGGGGAGGGCGGCGGGGTCGTATGCGTAGGTGCCGGCATTGGTGTCGGCCTGGCCGTATGGGTTGTCGGCGTGGTGCGCCCGTGCGAGGTGGTTGTTCTCCATACCGCGCACCCTGCCGCGATAACGTGACACCCGCCGTCATATATAAAGTCGCCTGTGAAATCGGACCGGCTGCTCTCGATCCTGCTGCTCCTCCAGACCCGTGGCCGGGTGCCGGCCGCGGAGCTCGCCGAGCGGCTGGAGGTCTCCACCCGGACCGTCTACCGCGATATCGAGTCGCTGTCGACGGCCGGGGTGCCGGTCTATGCCGAACGCGGTCGGCACGGCGGGATCGCGCTGCTGCCCGGCTTCCGTACGGATGTCACGGGGATGACCACCGACGAGGCGCGCGCCCTGTTCATCCTGGCCGCGCAGGGCGCACACACCGCCCTCGGCCTGGACGAGGCGCTGGGCTCGGCGCTGCGCAAGGTGATGGCGGCGCTGCCCGCCCCGCACCGTCCTGCCGCGGAGCTGGCCGGCAGCCGCATCCTGGTCGACCCCGACAAGTGGATGAGCGGCCCGCGCCCCGCCGTCGACCTGGACGAGCTGCACACCGCCGTCTTCACCGACCGGCGGCTGCGCATCCGTTACCGCCACAGCGGCGAGACCCGGCTGCGGACGTACACCGTCGACCCGTACGGGTTGGTCGCCAAGGCAGGCACCTGGTACCTCGTCGCGGACCGGCGCGGCCGGCCACAGCTCTTCCGCGCCGACCGGGTGGCCTCGGCAACCCTCACCGACGCCCCCGTACGGCGCCGCGCGGGCGTCGAGCTCGCCGGGGTCTGGCAACAGCTGCGGCGCCAGGTCGAGGACCGGCCCGCGGACGTCAGGGTGACCGCCCGGATCCGCCGCAACCGCCTCGACCTCGCCGTACGGATCCTTGGCGCGGCGCTGACCGGACCACCCCGTACGGGTGACACCGGGGACTCCGGAAACGGCGAGAACTCCGGAAGCGGCGAGAACTCCGGTACCGGCAGGGCGACTGACGACACCGGGACCCACGAGGAGGGCGAGGAGAAGGACGCCACCGGGAACACCGAAAACGACTGGGCAATCATCGAGCTGGCCTACCCGGTCATCAGCGCCGTCCGTCAACTGCTCCAGTTCGGCGACTCCCTCGAAGTGCTCGACCCGCCCGAGGCCCGCCGGGTGATGGCCGACGCCGCGGCCGCCCTCACCACCGTCTACGCGGACGACCAACCCGAGCGCCCCACCACCGGGTAGCTCCCCGCGCCCCACCACCGGGTAGCGCGTCGCCCCTCCGGAATCCCCTCCGGAATCCCCTCCGGAATCCCCTCCGCGATCCCTTCCGGAATCCCCTCCCGAACCGTCCACCGTACGAGCACCCGGCATCTCATCCGCTGGACGTGCCGCCGAACCCCGCAGCACAACGGATTAGGCTTCCCCCGTGGCTGATATCCAGATCCCCGCTGACATCAAGCCCGCCGACGGACGCTTCGGCGCGGGCCCCTCCAAGGTGCGTACGGAGGCGCTCGGCGCCCTCGCCGCCACCGGTAGCTCCCTTCTCGGCACGTCCCACCGCCAGGCCCCGGTCAAGAACCTGGTCGGCAAGGTGCGCGACGGCGTACGCGACCTCT includes:
- a CDS encoding FAD-binding and (Fe-S)-binding domain-containing protein; this encodes MADRTETEKRNLEKELAAAVRGEVSFAAADRALMTMDASNYRRVPRAVVAPRDAEDVAAALRVCREHGVPVVPRGGGTSIAGQATGVGVVLDFTRHMRRIVSLDPAARTAVVQPGVILDDLRAAAGAHGLTFGPDPSTHSRCTLGGMIGNNSCGSHSVAWGTTADSVRELELLTYGGEQVRAGRGTDRTGAPTGLPPRLRDGVKALVDAELALLRTGYPDLPRRISGYALDALLPEAGTDLARALTGSEGTLGVLTEATVRLVETPAARALAVLGYPDESAAAEAAHTLLPYKPMTVEGMAADLVGDAAGLPKGGAWLFVEMGGASPGAAAARAEALCRAAASDGATDHTLVTDPAGQRALWRIREDASGTATRLTDGSEAWPGWEDCAVPPAQLGPYLRDFRALLAQHGLRGTPYGHFGDGCIHIRIDFDLLTDPGIRRFREFSHDLGELVVAHGGSLSGEHGDGQARAELLPKMYGSELVGVFERFKSLWDPAAGLNPGMLVRPARLDENLRFELLPKRPVPVEFGYPHDHGDFSAAVRRCVGVAKCRNATTAPGSTDVMCPSFRATGEEQHSTRGRARLLHEMLAGEVITDGWQSPEVRDALDLCLSCKGCRSDCPVGVDMATYKAEFLHHHYKGRLRPAAHYSMGRLPQWLRAAAPAAPVLNALARTPLAAVAKRLGGIAPERPIPRLATETFTRWWWRRRKTAANAGAPAGGRTVILWPDTFTNHLSPEVGRAAVRVLEAAGLRPLLPPTAPLRRPGGALPQPSLPRLHRPLCCGLTYVSTGQLDQARTVMRRTVETLSPLLRDGRPLVVLEPSCAAALRTDLPELLPDDPRAAQLSRSVKTFAQALEELAPDWQPPRIDRPVAGQTHCHQHAVLGDAADRRLRERAGLTGRLTGGCCGLAGNFGFERGHYDVSVACAEDQLLPAVREAPEGTEVLADGFSCRTQLDQLGDRPGRHLAEVLAEALGEAVSGEEDEGT
- a CDS encoding sensor histidine kinase, with protein sequence MWPLGRIVGELLLSLVLGTSAAVIEALRHGDAVQIITVALAAGLLLQLRRVLPGTVLLVTIVGAAAFAGLAPLTPVVGWSAGRRIVGVGRATGTFAFAYALSFGLELWQEWPRVTPAILGIGVLVTLVTTVVPGLAGRYWSQRRTLLDTLREYNTQLLRERAMIVGQARMRERQRIAQDMHDSLGHQLALISVHTGALEVDRELTGRQREAVGVLREASVGAMHELREVVGLLRDGAHDPGDGAAPSAPPGDTPAPALEAMGEEDAKASARGVAGIERLVAVSRSAGTAVELRRSGEVRPLAPAAGHAAYRIAQEGLTNAHKHAPGASITIALRYEPDSLVVEIANGPAPGIADDGRSVVSGGQGLTGLEERARVVGGMVHAGPMADGGFRLAGVLPYTSSDAGATGSLPSRAMATFVDPTADFRQQISAGSLGETDPVIEWNGRPKELAKARSRGKRCSGIAIGCGVAALIALLLVTGVVGGIFLMSEMDKAMIEPKEYAAVKVGRPEAEVRKQLPDGATFLAEGLDKGAPPVPEGAKCLSLNSTEFGSIWGKDPVFRFCFKDGTLIEKKSFEVTT
- a CDS encoding FAD-binding oxidoreductase: MENNHLARAHHADNPYGQADTNAGTYAYDPAALPALPALPALPALVRECRGPVLVPGDDGYDAERSGFQRAYRHRPAVIVGAECAGDVVAAVRFARAQGLPVAVQATGHGLSSATDGGLLISTRRMAGVRVDAAAGTARAEAGAVWGQVVEAAAPYGLAPLNGSSPGVGVISYTLGGGIGVLARTYGFAADHVRSVALVTADARLRHVTAETDPGLFRALLGGGHGLGVVTAMEFGLVPVARLYGGQLVFGEDRIDAALAAYLDWTATVPDELTSSLALIVYPDLPQLPEALRGRYLLHIRIASTGSAAEGERLVAPLRAVGPRVSDDLREMPYAESHTIHRDPSDPHAYDGDNALLSGLDAAALQRVVGLTGPAAPVMCVVQLNHLGGAMAKPGGPDGAAGSVGHRDARFALRLLSPLIGPEAGEGPGAPDMRCSDGRPDAAVTTVRALHAEALAAVAPWRLGRSVNFLFGGHGERPDAEEVARSVHDADEHRRLAGLKARHDPENVFRFHPGGAVGAGRTPVAASLPG
- a CDS encoding helix-turn-helix transcriptional regulator: MKSDRLLSILLLLQTRGRVPAAELAERLEVSTRTVYRDIESLSTAGVPVYAERGRHGGIALLPGFRTDVTGMTTDEARALFILAAQGAHTALGLDEALGSALRKVMAALPAPHRPAAELAGSRILVDPDKWMSGPRPAVDLDELHTAVFTDRRLRIRYRHSGETRLRTYTVDPYGLVAKAGTWYLVADRRGRPQLFRADRVASATLTDAPVRRRAGVELAGVWQQLRRQVEDRPADVRVTARIRRNRLDLAVRILGAALTGPPRTGDTGDSGNGENSGSGENSGTGRATDDTGTHEEGEEKDATGNTENDWAIIELAYPVISAVRQLLQFGDSLEVLDPPEARRVMADAAAALTTVYADDQPERPTTG